In Paenibacillus sp. FSL R7-0345, a single window of DNA contains:
- a CDS encoding manganese catalase family protein, with the protein MWIYEKKLQYPVRVSKCDVRMARYLMEQYGGADGELAAALRYMNQRYSIPDKVIGVLNDISTEEFAHLEMIATMIYKLTKDASVQELEAAGLGPNYAQRDHALFYQNSAGVPWTASYIQAKGDPIADLYEDIAAEEKARATYQWLIDMTDDVDLQDSLKFLREREIIHAIRFRESVQILMEEKDKKRIF; encoded by the coding sequence ATGTGGATTTATGAAAAGAAGCTGCAGTACCCGGTCCGTGTCAGTAAGTGCGATGTAAGGATGGCACGTTACTTGATGGAGCAGTACGGAGGCGCTGACGGGGAACTGGCTGCAGCGCTGCGATACATGAATCAGAGGTATTCGATTCCGGATAAGGTAATCGGTGTGCTTAACGATATTTCGACAGAGGAATTTGCCCACCTCGAAATGATCGCCACGATGATCTACAAGCTGACCAAGGATGCATCTGTGCAGGAGCTGGAAGCGGCCGGTTTAGGGCCGAACTATGCACAGCGTGATCATGCCCTGTTCTACCAGAACTCGGCCGGAGTTCCATGGACTGCCAGCTATATCCAGGCGAAGGGAGATCCAATCGCTGACCTGTATGAAGACATTGCTGCCGAGGAAAAGGCCCGGGCTACATACCAGTGGCTGATTGACATGACGGATGATGTAGACCTGCAGGACAGCCTGAAATTCCTGCGTGAGCGGGAAATTATTCATGCGATCCGGTTTAGGGAATCCGTGCAGATCCTGATGGAGGAGAAGGACAAGAAAAGAATTTTCTGA